One region of Eleutherodactylus coqui strain aEleCoq1 chromosome 5, aEleCoq1.hap1, whole genome shotgun sequence genomic DNA includes:
- the MVK gene encoding mevalonate kinase encodes MSTMAGRELFVSAPGKVILHGEHAVVHGKVALAAGLNLRTFLRLKPNKNNSTVLINLPNIGTKLNWNISDLQALVPSFQDSLHSEAVGPSSEQLDILKTLAGVSNGSQDTESLAVLAFLYLYLSICGQELPSLEIVVWSRLPTGAGLGSSAAYSVCLAAALLTASGKLAYPEQENIDTTRWTQTELTLINRWAFGGEKVIHGNPSGVDNAVATWGGALRYQAGQITPIERVPVLQILLTNTRVPRSTKALVAGVKDKLLKYPNILEPLLASINAISEECQRVLQVGVDGLSKDHYSVLEELIDINQHHLNVFGVGHPSLDRLCQVTASHGLHSKLTGAGGGGCAVTLLRPDIEAAVVDTVKHQLSECGYQCWETSIGAPGVSLHSSSSLPEDAITSLNGA; translated from the exons ATGTCAACTATGGCCGGTAGAGAACTGTTCGTGTCCGCTCCGGGGAAAGTCATATTACACGGAGAGCATGCTGTGGTACACGGGAAG GTAGCGTTGGCAGCAGGTTTAAACTTGAGGACATTCCTTAGACTGAAGCCAAACAAAAATAACAGCACTGTGTTAATTAACCTACCAAATATTGGAACCAAGCTGAACTGGAATATCTCTGACCTTCAGGCCCTGGTACCATCTTTCCAag ATTCTCTGCATTCTGAAGCTGTCGGCCCTAGTTCAGAACAGTTGGATATTCTGAAGACGTTGGCAGGGGTTTCCAATGGAAGCCAAGATACTGAAAGCCTTGCTGTTCTAGCATTCCTCTATCTCTACCTCTCGATCTGTGGACA AGAATTGCCAAGTTTGGAAATAGTGGTTTGGTCCCGACTGCCCACAGGAGCCGGTTTAGGATCCAGTGCTGCATATTCCGTCTGTCTTGCTGCTGCCCTATTAACGGCCTCTGGAAAGCTTGCCTATCCAGAGCAGGAGAATATTGACACTACAAG GTGGACGCAGACTGAGTTGACTCTCATTAATCGTTGGGCATTTGGCGGTGAGAAGGTCATCCATGGGAACCCATCTGGAGTGGACAATGCTGTAGCAACGTGGG GAGGCGCTTTACGGTATCAGGCTGGTCAGATCACTCCAATTGAAAG GGTACCAGTGTTACAAATATTACTCACCAACACGCGTGTCCCACGCAGCACGAAGGCTCTTGTCGCAGGAGTGAAGGACAAGCTTTTGAAG TATCCAAATATCCTGGAGCCTCTACTTGCTTCTATAAATGCGATATCTGAGGAGTGCCAGCGAGTCCTGCAAGTTGGAGTTGACGGACTTTCTAAAGACCATTATTCTGTATTGGAG GAACTTATTGACATTAATCAACATCATTTAAATGTGTTTGGCGTCGGCCACCCATCGCTGGACAGACTCTGCCAGGTGACTGCATCCCACGGTCTTCATAGTAAACTGACGGGCGCTGGAGGTGGTGGCTGTGCCGTTACTTTACTCCGACCTG ACATTGAAGCTGCTGTTGTAGATACAGTCAAACACCAACTCTCAGAGTGTGGATATCAGTGCTGGGAGACTAGTATTGGGGCTCCTGGGGTCTCTTTACATTCTTCATCATCCTTGCCAGAAGACGCCATAACCTCCTTGAACGGAGCTTAA